A genomic stretch from Elusimicrobiota bacterium includes:
- a CDS encoding M48 family metalloprotease, with amino-acid sequence MLSVRRRFIFFFAAAVLVWPQFRAHAQDARCGLTQDCLDAVDEAPVCVAWYDDLSAEVDRISSLLLGASDVADSVNVQILPWVRTWGVTMQNPLGGFLIGLERRVLEVMTNEHEMAFLIAHEIVHAQKDHGALRQKFFNFQDSLLNSFSAAPIGVSALLALQADFANSRNQFLLTQETEADCRAAALMEAAGFDSSQSPMFFRRIADLRWSEKTNAPLDSRYEIVIDESALTHGSLLTRLQRVERCSQAAQRTLAQPGL; translated from the coding sequence ATGTTGTCTGTTCGCCGCCGTTTCATTTTCTTTTTTGCCGCCGCTGTTCTTGTCTGGCCGCAGTTCCGGGCGCACGCTCAGGACGCCAGATGCGGTTTGACTCAAGATTGCCTCGATGCGGTTGATGAAGCGCCGGTTTGCGTCGCTTGGTACGATGATTTAAGCGCCGAAGTCGACAGGATTTCTTCTTTGCTCCTTGGAGCTTCCGACGTCGCGGACAGCGTCAACGTCCAAATTTTGCCCTGGGTCAGAACTTGGGGCGTGACCATGCAGAATCCTCTCGGAGGGTTCCTTATCGGCCTGGAACGAAGAGTTTTGGAAGTGATGACGAACGAGCATGAAATGGCTTTTTTGATCGCGCATGAAATCGTGCACGCGCAGAAGGACCATGGCGCCCTGCGGCAGAAATTTTTTAATTTTCAGGATTCTTTGCTCAATAGTTTCAGCGCCGCCCCTATCGGCGTTTCCGCGTTATTGGCCTTGCAGGCCGACTTTGCGAATTCCAGGAATCAATTCCTGCTGACTCAGGAAACCGAGGCGGATTGCCGGGCCGCCGCGCTGATGGAGGCGGCCGGGTTCGACTCGAGCCAGTCGCCGATGTTTTTCAGGCGCATCGCTGATTTAAGGTGGTCGGAAAAAACCAACGCGCCGTTGGACAGCCGTTATGAAATCGTCATTGATGAGTCGGCTCTCACCCACGGCTCTTTGTTGACCAGATTACAGCGCGTTGAACGCTGCTCCCAAGCCGCTCAGCGAACACTTGCCCAGCCCGGTCTCTGA
- a CDS encoding formylglycine-generating enzyme family protein yields the protein MLRQILTAAALLGCFSLAHSESPDHLARNAEGAFQAQAGAKAPSSASGPAHRSAPIAAGAKVAAVKNGSSKASKPADALDESKVGFAARFVSITAGDFRMGSPSTEADRDNDETRHPVRLTNDFEIQATEVTQLQYYTVTGRNPSSFSARENCDTGNYRTVSGVSLCANHPVESVSWDDAQAFINELNNIQETHTYRLPTEAEWEYAARAGTESPYSFGTNASNELDDYGWHNGNSNAKTHAVAAKNQNPWRLFDMHGNVREWTQDFYDRNYGLTDLASLTINPTGPTSGSLRAIRGGSWHIEAKMLRSADRYASRQSNNQNSIGFRLVRTAR from the coding sequence ATGTTGCGACAAATTTTAACCGCTGCCGCTCTTTTAGGATGTTTTAGCCTCGCCCATTCGGAAAGCCCCGATCATTTAGCCCGCAATGCGGAAGGCGCTTTCCAGGCGCAAGCCGGCGCCAAAGCTCCTTCATCGGCTTCAGGCCCCGCTCATCGAAGCGCCCCGATCGCTGCCGGAGCCAAGGTCGCCGCCGTCAAAAACGGCAGTTCCAAAGCCTCAAAACCCGCTGATGCCTTAGATGAGAGCAAAGTAGGCTTTGCCGCCAGGTTTGTTTCCATCACCGCCGGAGATTTCAGAATGGGCAGCCCGAGCACGGAGGCGGACCGGGACAATGACGAAACCCGGCATCCGGTCAGGCTCACCAATGATTTTGAAATACAGGCCACGGAAGTCACCCAGCTTCAATACTACACGGTCACGGGCAGGAACCCGTCTTCATTCAGCGCCCGGGAAAATTGCGACACCGGCAATTACCGGACCGTTTCCGGTGTAAGCCTCTGCGCCAATCACCCCGTTGAATCCGTGTCCTGGGACGACGCCCAAGCCTTCATCAATGAGTTGAATAATATTCAAGAAACGCACACCTACCGCCTGCCCACCGAAGCCGAATGGGAATACGCCGCCCGAGCAGGCACAGAGTCCCCGTATTCGTTTGGGACAAACGCCAGCAACGAGTTGGATGACTATGGCTGGCACAACGGCAACTCAAACGCAAAAACCCACGCCGTGGCCGCCAAAAACCAAAACCCCTGGCGCCTCTTTGATATGCACGGCAATGTTCGCGAATGGACTCAGGATTTTTACGACAGAAACTATGGATTAACGGATTTAGCTTCTTTGACTATCAATCCCACAGGTCCTACCTCGGGATCACTGCGGGCTATTCGCGGTGGCTCATGGCATATCGAAGCAAAAATGCTGCGTTCTGCTGATCGTTACGCAAGCCGTCAAAGCAACAATCAAAATTCTATCGGCTTCCGCCTAGTAAGAACGGCCCGGTAA